A genomic segment from Pleurodeles waltl isolate 20211129_DDA chromosome 9, aPleWal1.hap1.20221129, whole genome shotgun sequence encodes:
- the CIDEC gene encoding lipid transferase CIDEC isoform X2, with amino-acid sequence MEYAMKSLSLLSPKSISKCVSVSASMTQQLLSGPPPKPRPFRVSNWDRSIRKGVMADSLEDLIHKVQDALLVTGAITLVLDEDGTGVDTEEFFESLENGTVFVVLEKGQKWKPGENSGYHLALSQKQPRKIDVARVSFDFYKLHPRDFIGCLNVKATLYGSYTLSYNLQCYGAKRIMKEALRWTLLTMQATGHVLLGTSGYVQQLLDATEQELPLETTENPLPLPEKPASALKDFIPNRCRKMLKY; translated from the exons GTGTGTCTCAGTTAGTGCCTCGATGACTCAGCAACTCCTATCAGGCCCCCCACCCAAACCACGGCCATTTCGCGTCAGTAACTGGGACCGCAGCATCAGGAAAGGAGTCATGGCCGACAGCTTGGAGGATCTCATCCACAAG GTTCAAGACGCTCTACTGGTTACTGGTGCCATCACCCTTGTTCTGGATGAGGATGGGACGGGTGTGGACACTGAGGAGTTTTTCGAGTCTTTAGAAAATGGGACTGTATTTGTTGTGCTCGAGAAGGGACAGAAGTGGAAACCTGGTGAG AATTCTGGGTACCACCTCGCCCTCAGCCAGAAGCAGCCCAGGAAAATTGATGTGGCGCGTGTCAGCTTCGACTTCTACAAACTGCATCCTCGTGATTTCATTGGCTGTCTCAATGTGAAGGCGACGCTCTACGGCAGCTACACACTGTCCTACAACCTGCAGTGCTACGGGGCAAAGCGGATCATGAA GGAAGCTCTGCGCTGGACGCTCTTGACCATGCAGGCCACGGGCCACGTGCTTCTGGGCACCTCCGGCTATGTGCAACAGCTACTGGATGCTACAGAACAGGAACTGCCACTGGAGACAACAGAGAACCCACTGCCACTGCCGGAGAAGCCTGCGTCTGCTCTGAAGGACTTCATCCCTAACCGCTGCCGCAAGATGCTCAAGTATTAG